The DNA segment GGCTACCAAAATAAATATATTTCTGAATTATCAGGGGGAGAGCAGCAAAGGGTTGCTATTGCACGTAGTCTAGTGTTACAACCTAAGGTTTTACTTTTAGATGAGCCATTCTCTAATCTAGATGTACATCTTAGAGGAGCTATGAGAGATGAGGTAAGAAGAATACAAAAAGAGTTTGGTGTTACTATGATTATTGTTACTCATGATCAAGAAGATGCTTTTAGACTCGCTGATAAGATAATTGTTATGAATAATGGTGAAATAGAGCAAATAGGAACACCACAAGAATTATATAGCAATCCTAAAACGGAATTTGTGTCAAAATTTATAGGTGAAAGTAATTTATCGAAAGATGGACATGTTTTAAGACCTGAGAGGATTAAATTGAAAAAAGATAACAATCAGGGAAATACAATTTTAGAAAAATTTTATTTAGGGGCTACGGTAGAATACAAAGTGCAAACTAAGAAATATGGATATTTAAAAGTTTTGACATTATCATCAGAAGAAGCTTTTGAAATTGGTGATAAAGTTGAAGTAATTATAAAATAAGGATAACGTCAATAGGGATGTCCAATATCTCTATTGGTGTTATTTTTTGTTTACTTTTCTTGATGGAGGTAGTATAATAAGGGTTATGTTTTAATGAAAGAAAGGATATGGAACAGTGAAAAAGCATTTCAAAAAAATATTATTAGGTATTCTTGTGATTTTAGTTGTTGCCTTTGGTTTTACAGGGAATTATTTTTATAATTTTGCTTTGAATCCAAAAGTAGATAAAAGTGCAATAGTAAACCAAGATAGCGATGGTAACAAAGAAGATAAAAAAGCAGTAGAAAATTGGTTTGAGACTACTAAAAAAGAATTGACGATGGATTCTGTAACTAAAAATAAACTGGTAGGATATAAATTTGAAAATCCAGGTGCTAAAAAATGGGTTATAGTAGTGCATGGGTATACAAGTAGCTCATTTAAAATGGCAAATTATATTAAAAAGTTTTACGACATGGGATATAATGTTTTTGCTCCAGATTTAATTGCCCACGGGAAAAGTGAAGGTGAGTTTATTTCTATGGGAGGGTATGATTCAACTGATTTAGTCAATTGGATTAAAAAAATTTCGGAAGACAGTGGTAATGCTGATATAGCGTTATTTGGTATAAGTATGGGAGCAGCTACTGTTATGAATTCACTAGGCAAAAATCTACCAAGTAATGTAAAAGTATTTATAGAAGATAGTGGTTATGTTAATTTAAAAACAGAATTTACATATCAACTGAAAAAATTATTTAATTTACCTAGTTTCCCTGTTATTCCAGCAGCAAATACAATGACAAAATTACGTGCAGGATATTTCTTTGGGGATGTTGATGCAACCGAGGCGTTAAAAAATACTAAACTTCCTGCCTTAGTGTTACATGGTGAAGCTGATGGTTTCGTACCAATTGAACATGGGAAAGCGGCTTATGAATTAATTAACTCTAAAAAAGAATTCCATAGTTTTCCAGGTATGAAGCATGTTCAAGCAGAGCGAAAATTTAGAGAACAATATTGGAATATTGTTGGAGAGTTTTTAAATAAAAATTTTAATAACTAAATTATAAAAAAATTAAGAAGCAATACGATTGTACAGCTTCTTAATATAAAATAAAAGAGTATCTTGCGATACTCTTTTTTCTTAAGTAATTATTCTCCGATAACTACTAATTCTTTGTTAAGTTTGTTTAATATTTCGCAACCATCTTCAGTTACAAGTACTAAGTCTTCGATACGAACTCCAAGTTCTCCAGGAAGGTAGATACCTGGCTCGATAGAGAAAATCATACCTGGCTCGCATTTAGTTTCGTTGATACTAGAAATATCTCCGTATTCGTGACATTCAAGACCGATGTGGTGTCCTGTACGGTGTGTGAAGAATTCTCCGTATCCTTTTTCTGTAATATAGTCACGGCAAGCTGCATCTATATCGCAGAATCTAACCCCAGGTTTAACTAGAGCACAAGCACGTTTTTGAGCTTCTAAAACAGTTTCGAATACTTCGCGCGCTTTAGGGCTTGGTTGTTTCCAGAATACTGTACGAGTCATATCAGAACAGTAGTTATCTTTGATTCCACCCATATCAACGATAATAGAGTCTCCAGGTTTTAGATATCTATCACCAACTGTACCGTGAGGGTTAGCTCCGTTTGCGCCATATCCGATAATTGGATCAAATGACAATCCTTCAACTCCAAGGTCTTCGTGAATAGCAAGTAAGTCTTTAACTATATCTTTTTCAGATTTTTCAGCTGTGATGCTGTTAATAACTCTTTGACAAGCTTCATCGTTTAGAAGAGATGCACGACGCATAAGTTCTTTTTCCTCTTCATCTTTAATCATACGAATGCGGTCAACGATTAGAGATACATCAACGAATTTGCTGTTTGGTAAATATTGCATAAGTGGTAATAAAAATCTAGCTGGAAGAATTTTATCAATACCTACAACTGCTCCATCAGAAATAACTTTAGATAGTGTTTCGATTGGATTATCAGTATCAGAGTACACTACTTTTTCTAAACCTAAATCATTTTCGATAGGGAATAGAGCATTAACGAAAAGTTTGTGATTACCATTTTCGTCAAGTAATACAGCGTAAAATCTTTCTCCTGGATGTTCCAGGTGACCAGTTAAGTAGAAAATTGAATAAGGATCGCTAATAATAGCTTGATTGATACCTTGTTCTTTCATTTTAGATAAGATTTTATTAGTTCTTGAAAGTTTCATATTTATACAACTCCTTTAAAATATTCTGAACTTTAATTTAATTATAGCACTCAATGAAAGCAAATACAATACTGATATCAAAATATTTATAGAGTTTTTTCTGAAAGTAGTTGTATGACAAAATATATTATGATATAATAGAGAAAAAATGTGAGACACTCACAAAGAAAGAAGGGATTTATTATGTCAGAAGTGGCGGTTAAAAATCACAAACCGTGGAGTTTTTATATGAGTTCTATCACTTTCTCATTCGAGAGAGCGGCGTATTATTCTTCTAAATGGCTTATCATTATCTATGTTACAGCTGCTGTAATTAGTGGTGGCTTAGGAGAAAGTGGTCTTGGACTAGGTAAAGTAGAAGGTGCAGCAATGCAATCTAACTTAGTAGCCTTTACTTATCTTGCCCCTGTATTATTAGGGTTTATTGCGGATAAGTTGATAGGTGCTAGATATCTTATTCCTGTAGGGTTACTTTTAATGGGATTAGGATATGGTTATGCAGGTTACGTTGGTACTTATTCTTCTTTATGGACAATGATTATCTTAGTTTCTGTTGGAACAGGATTTTTCAAAGGTAATCTTCAAGCAGTAGTTGGAGAAATTTTTAAAGGTGATGAAAAACGTAAAGACGATGCATTCTCAACTATGTATTCATTCATTAATATAGGTTCATTCATTGGAACTACTGCAGTAGGGCTTTTATATGTTAAACTTGCAACATCAAGTGCTAACGGATACCTACAATGCTTCAAAATTGCTGGATTACTTTGTATCATCGGTGCAATTTGGTTCGTTTTAGGTTATAAATCTTTAGGAGATGTTGGTAAACATCCATTCGCTAAAGGTGAAGACCACCATGAGGAAAAAGTAAAAGTAAATCGTCCATTAGAAAAATATGAAGTTCGTCGTGTGTACTCAATCGTAATTATTTCATTATTATCAGTTATCTTCTGGATTTTCTGGTATTTAACATATGTAATTCTATACGATTACATGCCTAAGTTTATCGATGATAAAATTGGAACATTTACAGTGCCAACTTCATGGTTAGACTCACTTAACGGATTAGCATGTGTTATTTTAGGACCAATTTTAGGTGCTTTATGGTATAAACTTGCTAGACGTCCACAAGGAGACTGGAGTTTATACAAAAAAGCTTCAATCGCTTTATTCTTACTAGGTGTAACTTTTGGAATCTTAGCATTAACAGAATTTACTCGTGGAGTAGGTGCGCCTGAAAGCCAAAAAGCTAGTATTCTTTGGGTAATTCTATTCTTCATCGTAATGAGTTTAGCAGAAATGTTCTTCTCTCCATTAGGAGCATCATTCGTTTCTAAATATGCGCCAAAACAAATTCTATCTATAATGATGGCGGTTTGGATTGTAGCAACATTTGGTGCAGCTAAAGGATATAGCTACTTGTATAAATTAGTAGCTGAGCTTCCAATAGTAAACGTAGCTTTAGGAATTGGTGGTGTCTGCGTAGTAGTAGCATTATTAGTATTCATTTTTGAGAAAAAACTAGCTAGTTTAGTAGAACTACGTGAAGGTGAAACTTTAGTAGAAGATTAAAATTATATAAAAAGAAGAGAGAGAGTTAGCTCTTTCTTCTTTTTTTATTTTTTATATAAGAAATGCATTTTCATTTTATAATACTCTTCTGTATTAGTTAAGGAGCTTATATGCTTTTGATTTATATTTTAATTTCTTTATTATATTTGTTTATTCTGTTATAGTATTGATTATTTTTTTAGTATTTATTGATGAAAAAAATTATTTTTTATGGTAAAATAATAATGTAGGAATAAAATAAAAATGAGGAGAATAGACTATGGCAGAATTAAGAACACTGTATCCTGAGCTTTCAGCTAACTTTACTAAGATGATGAAAGTTGATGATACTCATACAATTTATTATGAAGAAAGTGGGAACCCTGATGGAATACCTGTAATTTTCTTACATGGTGGACCAGGATGTGGGACAGCACCATCGTGCAGACGTTATTTTGATCCAGAAGCGTATAGAATTATTTTGTTTGATCAACGTGGAAGTGGAAAATCTACACCACATGCTTGTCTAGAAAATAATGATACATGGCATATTATAGAGGATATCGAAAAAATCCGTGAAGAACTAAATATTGACAAGTGGTTAGTATTTGGTGGTAGCTGGGGTTCTACACTATCATTATGCTATGCTATAAAACATCCAGAGCGTGTTTTAGGGCTTGTTTTACGTGGTATTTTCCTAGGGCGTCGTGAAGATATACTGTGGATTTATGAAGAAGGGGGAGCAAGTAATATTCACCCTGAAGCATTTGAAAGATATCAAGGTATAATTCCAGAAGAAGAGCGCGGAAATCTTATTGAAGCTTATTACAAACGTCTAACAAGTGAGAACAAAGAAGAACGTGAACAAGCAGCAAAAGAATGGAGTATGTGGGAAGGTTCTCTAGTAACACTTCATCCAGATCCAAACTTAGAGCAAAGCTTCGGGGAAATAAATTATGCTATCTCTATGGCTACTATTGAATGTCATTTTTGGATGAATAATATGTTCTGGAATGATGATAATTGGATTTTAAACAATATTGAACCTATAAAAGATATTCCAACATTTATCGCTCATGGTCGTTATGATGTTGACTGTCGTGCTATTGGAGCATGGGAGCTTAGCAAAAAATTAAATAATTGTGAACTTGAGTACTTGGTATGTGGACACTCTTCAGGAGAACCTGAAATTGTTGATGCCTTAGTACGTGCAACAGATAAATTCAAAGGTATCATAGAAAAATAATAAAATAATTTATTAAAAAAAATAGAGTAAAGATTAAATTAAAGACTATAGTGAAAAAGTACTATAGTCTTTAATTATGTAAAAAATAAATATATTTAATAAAAATATATTTTTACAGAAAATAACGTTATTTTATTAATGAAAAACGCTTTATTTTGTGTTAAAATAGTAAGTGTAAATATAATAAAAGGTAGGAGGTTCTAATATGGGAGAGTTACGGACGTTATACCCAGAAATAAATGAAAATTTTTCGAAAATGCTAAAGGTAGATGATGTTCACACCATATACTATGAAGAGAGTGGGAATCCACAGGGTATCCCTGTAGTATTTTTACATGGTGGGCCTGGAGGAGGAACTACTCCAACAGGGAGACGCTACTTTGACCCTAAGGCGTATAGAATTATTCAATTAGATCAAAGAGGAAGTGGTCAATCAACTCCGCGTGCATGTCTAAAGAATAATGATACCTGGCATATCATAGAGGATATAGAGAAAATTCGAGAAGAGCTATCGATAGAAAAGTGGCTTGTTTTTGGAGGGAGTTGGGGTACAACATTGGCTCTATGTTATGCGATAAAACATCCTGAACGCGTTTTAGGATTGGTGTTAAGAGGAATCTTCTTAGGACGCCGTGAAGATATAACATGGTTATATGAAAAAGGTGGAGTTAGTGAATTTTTCCCTGAAGCATTTGATAGATATGTATCTATTGTTCCTGAGGAAGAAAGACACGACATTATAGGCTCTTATTATAAGAGATTAACTAGTGAAGACAGAAAAACTCGAGAAGAAGCAGCACGAGAATGGAGTATTTGGGAAGGAAGTGTAATGACGTTGCACCCAGTTCCTAATGTAGAAGAAAGTGCGGGAGAAATTAACTTTGCTCTGTCAGTAGCGACTATCGAGTGCCATTTCTGGATGAATGATATGTTCTGGGGTGGAGATGATAATTGGTTGTTGAATAATGTTAGTGCTATAAAAGATATTCCTACCTATATAGTGCATGGTAGATATGATGTTGATTGTAGACCGATTAATGCTTATGAATTAAGTAAAAAGCTAAATAATTGTGATTTGGATTTTGTTATATCTGGACATTCGTCAGCAGAACCAGCTATTGTAGATGCTTTGGTTCGTGCCACAGATAGATTTAAAGAGATTTTAAAATAAAAATAAAATAAAAAGGGGTAAGAAAGATGGTAGTAAACGAAAGAATAGCTCAATTAAGAGCGTTGATGGACAAAAACGGTATAGATGTTTATATGGTACCGACAGCCGATTTCCACAATAGTGAGTACGTAGGTGAACACTTTAAGGCACGTGCATTTATGAGTGGGTTTACAGGTTCAGCAGGTACGCTTGTTGTAACAAAAGACTTTGCGGGATTATGGACTGATGGTCGTTACTTCTTACAAGGTGAAAAACAATTGGCAGGTACTGTAGTTGAACTTCAAAAAATGGGGGAACCAGGTGTTCCTAAAATTGTAGATTTTGTTGTAGAAAATACACCTGAAAATGGTGTTGCAGGTTTCGATGGACGTGTTGTTATGTTTGGTGAAGGAAAAGAAATTGCAACAAAATTAAAACATAAAAATGCAACTGTAAAATATGAAGTTGATTTAGTAGATGAAATTTGGACAGATAGACCACCGTTGTCAGAAGCCCCAGCATTTTATTTAAACTTAGAACGCGCTGGGGAAACTGTTGCCAGTAAATTAGAGCGAGTTCGTAAAGAAATGAAAGAAGCAGGAGCTAATGTCCATGTAATTACAACTTTAGATGATATAGGTTGGTTATTAAATATTCGAGGTATGGATGTAGACTTCTTCCCATTATTATTAAGTTATGCGATAGTATACGAAGATAGAGTAGACTTATATGTAGATGAAAGAAAACTATCTGATGAAATTAAAGGACACTTAAAAGAGGATAATGTAGTTATTAAACCTTATAATGATGTATATGCAGATGTTAAGAAATTTACAGAAAAAGATGTAGTTCTAGTTGACCCAGCTCGTTTAAACTATGCTGCATTTAATAATATTCCTAAAGAAGTAACATTAGTTGAAAAGCGTAATCCTACGATCTTAATGAAAGCTATCAAAAATGAAGTAGAATTACAACATACAATTAGAGCGCACGTTAAAGATGGTGTTGCACATACTAAATTTATTTATTGGTTGAAACAATTAGTAAAACAAGGTATTAGTGAACAAGAAGATGAATTATCAGCTTCTGATAAACTTGTAGAATTCAGAAAAGAACAAGGAGGATTTATTTGCCCAAGCTTTGCACCAATTTGTGGTCATGCAGAAAATGGAGCTATTGTCCATTACTCTTCTACTGAAGAAACATCTATTCCACTGCGTCCTGGAACATTCTTCTTAACAGATACAGGTGGTCACTACGAAGAAGGATCAACTGATATTACACGTACTACGGCTATGGGCGAAGTAAGCGATCGTCTTAAAGAAGATTATACAAAAGTGTTACAATGTCACTTGCGTCTATCAAGACTTAAATTTATGGAAGGTGTTTGCGGAGCTAACGTAGACCTATTTGCTCGTGCACCATTATGGTATGGATACGAAAACTTTAACCATGGGACAGGACATGGTGTTGGGTACTTAGGAAATATTCACGAAGGACCACAGGGTATTCACTGGGGAATCTATCGTTCTGCAGAACCATTTAAACATGGTATGACTATGACTAATGAACCAGGATTGTACATTTCAGGATCTCATGGTATTCGTTTAGAAAATGAACTTATCATTAGAAATTCTGTGAAAAATGAATACGGTCAATTTATGGAATTCGAAGTTATGACATTTGTTCCTTGGGATTTAGAAGCTGTTGTTGTAGATATGCTTACAAGCGAAGATAAATATGAATTGAATAAA comes from the Gemella morbillorum genome and includes:
- a CDS encoding ABC transporter ATP-binding protein codes for the protein MYLQLENIFKNYNEKEVLKNINFEITEGQLVCVLGPSGCGKTTLLNIIGGFIEDFSGKIFIDNTDITNVTPERRPIATVFQSYGLFTHKNVIENVSYGLKFLKLSKKEILVQATSVLEKVGLAGYQNKYISELSGGEQQRVAIARSLVLQPKVLLLDEPFSNLDVHLRGAMRDEVRRIQKEFGVTMIIVTHDQEDAFRLADKIIVMNNGEIEQIGTPQELYSNPKTEFVSKFIGESNLSKDGHVLRPERIKLKKDNNQGNTILEKFYLGATVEYKVQTKKYGYLKVLTLSSEEAFEIGDKVEVIIK
- a CDS encoding alpha/beta hydrolase encodes the protein MKKHFKKILLGILVILVVAFGFTGNYFYNFALNPKVDKSAIVNQDSDGNKEDKKAVENWFETTKKELTMDSVTKNKLVGYKFENPGAKKWVIVVHGYTSSSFKMANYIKKFYDMGYNVFAPDLIAHGKSEGEFISMGGYDSTDLVNWIKKISEDSGNADIALFGISMGAATVMNSLGKNLPSNVKVFIEDSGYVNLKTEFTYQLKKLFNLPSFPVIPAANTMTKLRAGYFFGDVDATEALKNTKLPALVLHGEADGFVPIEHGKAAYELINSKKEFHSFPGMKHVQAERKFREQYWNIVGEFLNKNFNN
- a CDS encoding M24 family metallopeptidase, whose product is MKLSRTNKILSKMKEQGINQAIISDPYSIFYLTGHLEHPGERFYAVLLDENGNHKLFVNALFPIENDLGLEKVVYSDTDNPIETLSKVISDGAVVGIDKILPARFLLPLMQYLPNSKFVDVSLIVDRIRMIKDEEEKELMRRASLLNDEACQRVINSITAEKSEKDIVKDLLAIHEDLGVEGLSFDPIIGYGANGANPHGTVGDRYLKPGDSIIVDMGGIKDNYCSDMTRTVFWKQPSPKAREVFETVLEAQKRACALVKPGVRFCDIDAACRDYITEKGYGEFFTHRTGHHIGLECHEYGDISSINETKCEPGMIFSIEPGIYLPGELGVRIEDLVLVTEDGCEILNKLNKELVVIGE
- a CDS encoding peptide MFS transporter, with product MSEVAVKNHKPWSFYMSSITFSFERAAYYSSKWLIIIYVTAAVISGGLGESGLGLGKVEGAAMQSNLVAFTYLAPVLLGFIADKLIGARYLIPVGLLLMGLGYGYAGYVGTYSSLWTMIILVSVGTGFFKGNLQAVVGEIFKGDEKRKDDAFSTMYSFINIGSFIGTTAVGLLYVKLATSSANGYLQCFKIAGLLCIIGAIWFVLGYKSLGDVGKHPFAKGEDHHEEKVKVNRPLEKYEVRRVYSIVIISLLSVIFWIFWYLTYVILYDYMPKFIDDKIGTFTVPTSWLDSLNGLACVILGPILGALWYKLARRPQGDWSLYKKASIALFLLGVTFGILALTEFTRGVGAPESQKASILWVILFFIVMSLAEMFFSPLGASFVSKYAPKQILSIMMAVWIVATFGAAKGYSYLYKLVAELPIVNVALGIGGVCVVVALLVFIFEKKLASLVELREGETLVED
- the pip gene encoding prolyl aminopeptidase — its product is MAELRTLYPELSANFTKMMKVDDTHTIYYEESGNPDGIPVIFLHGGPGCGTAPSCRRYFDPEAYRIILFDQRGSGKSTPHACLENNDTWHIIEDIEKIREELNIDKWLVFGGSWGSTLSLCYAIKHPERVLGLVLRGIFLGRREDILWIYEEGGASNIHPEAFERYQGIIPEEERGNLIEAYYKRLTSENKEEREQAAKEWSMWEGSLVTLHPDPNLEQSFGEINYAISMATIECHFWMNNMFWNDDNWILNNIEPIKDIPTFIAHGRYDVDCRAIGAWELSKKLNNCELEYLVCGHSSGEPEIVDALVRATDKFKGIIEK
- the pip gene encoding prolyl aminopeptidase; this translates as MGELRTLYPEINENFSKMLKVDDVHTIYYEESGNPQGIPVVFLHGGPGGGTTPTGRRYFDPKAYRIIQLDQRGSGQSTPRACLKNNDTWHIIEDIEKIREELSIEKWLVFGGSWGTTLALCYAIKHPERVLGLVLRGIFLGRREDITWLYEKGGVSEFFPEAFDRYVSIVPEEERHDIIGSYYKRLTSEDRKTREEAAREWSIWEGSVMTLHPVPNVEESAGEINFALSVATIECHFWMNDMFWGGDDNWLLNNVSAIKDIPTYIVHGRYDVDCRPINAYELSKKLNNCDLDFVISGHSSAEPAIVDALVRATDRFKEILK
- a CDS encoding aminopeptidase P family N-terminal domain-containing protein; translation: MVVNERIAQLRALMDKNGIDVYMVPTADFHNSEYVGEHFKARAFMSGFTGSAGTLVVTKDFAGLWTDGRYFLQGEKQLAGTVVELQKMGEPGVPKIVDFVVENTPENGVAGFDGRVVMFGEGKEIATKLKHKNATVKYEVDLVDEIWTDRPPLSEAPAFYLNLERAGETVASKLERVRKEMKEAGANVHVITTLDDIGWLLNIRGMDVDFFPLLLSYAIVYEDRVDLYVDERKLSDEIKGHLKEDNVVIKPYNDVYADVKKFTEKDVVLVDPARLNYAAFNNIPKEVTLVEKRNPTILMKAIKNEVELQHTIRAHVKDGVAHTKFIYWLKQLVKQGISEQEDELSASDKLVEFRKEQGGFICPSFAPICGHAENGAIVHYSSTEETSIPLRPGTFFLTDTGGHYEEGSTDITRTTAMGEVSDRLKEDYTKVLQCHLRLSRLKFMEGVCGANVDLFARAPLWYGYENFNHGTGHGVGYLGNIHEGPQGIHWGIYRSAEPFKHGMTMTNEPGLYISGSHGIRLENELIIRNSVKNEYGQFMEFEVMTFVPWDLEAVVVDMLTSEDKYELNKYHAKVFEVLSPYFEGEELEWLKEATRAV